From the Ilumatobacteraceae bacterium genome, the window GCGGCCGAGGTCGGTGAGAGGTGCACCGCCTCGCCGAGTTCACGCCAACTGATTCGTGCGTCGCGCCGCAGCTCACCGAGGATTCGACGGTCGACGTCGTCGAGCGCACTCGAATCAAGGGCCATGAACCGATTCTTCCACGAATGTCCCCCACACCGTGTGCACGCCCGGCGCGAGACTGTTCGGATGAGCGCACCCGTGATCACGACCGTCGGCGTCCCGAAGGAAGTCAAGACCGCCGAACACCGTGTGGCGATGACACCCGACGGCGTCCGCGAACTCGAACGACGCGGCATCGACGTGTTCGTCGAGACCGGCGCCGGTGAGGGTGCCTCGATCTCCGACGCCGACTACGTCGCGGCCGGCGCCGACATCGTGCCGACGGCCGCCGACGCCTGGTCGCAGCAGATGGTGATCAAGGTCAAGGAGCCGAAGGAGGAGGAGTTCGGCTTCCTGCGGCCCGACCTGACGCTGTTCACGTACCTGCACCTCGCCGCCTACCCGGCGGTCGCCCAGGCACTGATCGACCACGGCACCACCGGGATCGCGTACGAGACGGTCGAGACCGCCGACGGCGCGCTGCCGCTGCTCGCCCCCATGAGCGAGGTCGCAGGTCGCCTCGCCCCCCAGATGGGTGCGCACTGCCTCGAACGCCACAACGGCGGCCGCGGCGTCCTGATGGGCGGCGCTCCCGGCGTGCGCCCGGCCAAGGTCGTCGTGCTCGGCGCCGGCAACGTCGGGTGGAACGCTGCGTGGATCGCCGCCGGCATGGAAGCCGAGGTCGTCCTGATCGACAAGAACCTCGACCGACTCCGGTACGTCGACCAGATCCACCGCGGCCGCATCATGACCCTCGCCTCGAACCGCGGCGCGGTCGAGCGGTCGGTGCTCGAAGCCGACCTCGTCATCGGCGCCGTGCTCGTGGCCGGTGGTCGCGCCCCGATCGTCGTCGACGAGGAGATGGTCAAGGCGATGAAGCCCCGCGCCGTCATCGTCGACGTCGCCGTCGACCAGGGTGGGTGCATCGAGACCGTGCGCGAGACCACGCACGACGACCCGACCTACGAGATGCACGGTGTCGTCCACTACGCCGTCGGCAACATGCCCGGAGCCGTGCCGCACACGTCGACGTACGCCCTGACCAATGCGACGCTCCCCTACATCACCGAGGTCGCCGTCCACGGCGCCGGTGGTGCCGCCCGTCGCGACGCCGCGCTCGCCCACGGCCTCAACACGCACGCCGGTCACGTCACCAACGCCCCGGTGGCCGAGTTCCTCGGTGTCGACACGGTCGAGCCGCTCGACGCCCTCGCCTGACACGAGCGTCCTACCTGCCGAACCCGGCGGTCGGCCCCGACGAGGAGACACCACGCCCACCGAATCCGGGCACGATCCTGACCCGCCACCCCCGTTCTCGGACGACTCACGGTGGCCCTCCGTTCGCACCCGTGCCTACTGTGGCGTATGGCGACGAACGTGTCCGACCTCGACCTGCCCGAGCTCGACGGGCTCGACGATCCGGATCTGACGATCGACCAGCGCCGCGAGGCGAGCGCCGCGGCAGCGGCGGAACACTGGATCGGCCGGAATCTCTTCGGCTACTCGATCCTCCGATACGACGACGTCGTGGCGATGCTGCGCGACAAGCGGTGGCACAGCGCGTCCGGGAAGATCATCGAGATGTCCGGGGTCGACGACCCGGAGTGGCTCGAACGCTCGCGGCAGCGGCCTTCGATCCTGGCGGCGGAGGGTGACGAGCACACACGGCTCCGCCGTGTGGCGGGCCCGGCCTTCTCGCCTCGGCACGCCGACGCGCTGCGACCGTTCATGCGAGCGGTGGTCGACGACCTCATCGACCCGTTCGCCGCCCGCGGCGAGGTCGACATCGCCACCGAGTTCTGCGAGCCCTACCCGATCCCGATCATCTGCGAACTGTTCGGTGCACCACAGGAGGACCTCCAACTGTTCTCCGACTGGGCGACCGACATCTTCCGGATCTTCAACGGGAACCTCGCCGAGGACAAGCCGGCGATCATCAAGGCCCAGGACGAACTCGACGAGTACATCGGCGAACTGATCGAACGTCGCCGCTCCACACCGTCCGACGACCTGATCTCGGCGATGATCGCCGCCGAGTCCGACGGCGACCGTCTCTCGCACGACGAACTGGTGATGATGTGCGAGGCGGTGTTGATGGCCGGGACCGACACCACCCGGAACCAACTCGGATGCTCGCTCTCACTGTTCGCCGCCCACCCCGACCAGTGGCGCCTGTTGGCCGAACACCCGGAGCTCGCACCGCGCGCCGTCGAGGAGACCATGCGCTACTTCGGCACCGTGCGCGGCACCGCCCGTTTCGCGAGCGAGGACATCGAGTACCGCGACGTCGTGTTCCCGGCGG encodes:
- the ald gene encoding alanine dehydrogenase, whose protein sequence is MSAPVITTVGVPKEVKTAEHRVAMTPDGVRELERRGIDVFVETGAGEGASISDADYVAAGADIVPTAADAWSQQMVIKVKEPKEEEFGFLRPDLTLFTYLHLAAYPAVAQALIDHGTTGIAYETVETADGALPLLAPMSEVAGRLAPQMGAHCLERHNGGRGVLMGGAPGVRPAKVVVLGAGNVGWNAAWIAAGMEAEVVLIDKNLDRLRYVDQIHRGRIMTLASNRGAVERSVLEADLVIGAVLVAGGRAPIVVDEEMVKAMKPRAVIVDVAVDQGGCIETVRETTHDDPTYEMHGVVHYAVGNMPGAVPHTSTYALTNATLPYITEVAVHGAGGAARRDAALAHGLNTHAGHVTNAPVAEFLGVDTVEPLDALA
- a CDS encoding cytochrome P450, whose protein sequence is MATNVSDLDLPELDGLDDPDLTIDQRREASAAAAAEHWIGRNLFGYSILRYDDVVAMLRDKRWHSASGKIIEMSGVDDPEWLERSRQRPSILAAEGDEHTRLRRVAGPAFSPRHADALRPFMRAVVDDLIDPFAARGEVDIATEFCEPYPIPIICELFGAPQEDLQLFSDWATDIFRIFNGNLAEDKPAIIKAQDELDEYIGELIERRRSTPSDDLISAMIAAESDGDRLSHDELVMMCEAVLMAGTDTTRNQLGCSLSLFAAHPDQWRLLAEHPELAPRAVEETMRYFGTVRGTARFASEDIEYRDVVFPAGTFIGLSLAQANRDPAVFDDPADFDITRDPPSRPQLTFGSGIHYCLGAALARAEQQEALTIMAQRMPDLELAGDITWKPSSVGIFGPEHLPVRFTPTA